The proteins below come from a single SAR202 cluster bacterium genomic window:
- a CDS encoding class I SAM-dependent methyltransferase — MIQPTKRFSNRVADYIRYRPSYPPEVIETLRRQCDLGVGSAVADIGSGTGIFTALLLNTGARVYGVEPNDEMRLAGESALSGHAGFRSVCGTAEATELPGASVDLITVAQAFHWFRPEETRREFRRILRPSGWTALIWNTRDDSLPFHRHYDALLRRYSPEYADSNHTDTVGNPGVRSFFGEGFAGTHTFKNGQLLDLASLKGRTNSSSYCPTPDSPNHAPLMAGLDTLFAKHAVGGKVSFGYITEVHLGRV, encoded by the coding sequence ATGATCCAGCCCACCAAGCGCTTCTCCAACCGCGTCGCCGACTACATCAGGTACCGCCCGTCCTACCCGCCGGAGGTCATCGAGACCCTGCGGCGGCAGTGCGACCTTGGCGTGGGCTCCGCCGTCGCGGACATCGGCTCCGGCACCGGCATCTTCACGGCGCTCCTCCTCAACACCGGCGCGCGCGTCTACGGCGTCGAGCCCAACGACGAGATGCGCCTCGCGGGCGAATCCGCCCTCAGCGGCCACGCGGGCTTCCGCAGCGTCTGCGGCACCGCCGAGGCGACCGAGCTCCCCGGCGCGTCCGTGGACCTTATCACCGTCGCGCAGGCCTTCCACTGGTTCCGCCCCGAGGAGACCCGCCGCGAGTTCCGCCGCATCCTCAGGCCCTCCGGCTGGACCGCCCTCATCTGGAACACCCGCGACGACTCCCTCCCGTTCCACCGCCACTACGACGCCCTCCTGCGCCGCTACTCCCCCGAGTACGCCGACTCCAACCACACCGACACCGTCGGCAACCCCGGCGTCCGCAGCTTCTTCGGCGAAGGCTTCGCCGGCACCCACACCTTCAAAAACGGCCAGCTCCTGGACCTCGCCAGCCTCAAAGGCCGCACCAACTCCTCCTCCTACTGCCCCACGCCGGACAGCCCCAACCACGCCCCCCTCATGGCGGGCCTGGACACGCTGTTCGCCAAGCACGCGGTGGGCGGGAAGGTATCGTTCGGGTACATCACGGAGGTGCACCTGGGGAGGGTGTAG